The region CTTGAAGCAAAAAATGCTAAAGACTTatgccaacttttttttttttttttttttttaataggctgaACCTCTTAAACTAATTTTGATATTTTCCCTGCAGGAACACGGATCATCTATGATCGAAAGTTTCTTTTGGAATGTCGAAACTCGCCCCTCGCTCACACCCCACCCTGCTGCCTCCCCGACATACCAGGGGTCACCAGACCCTCACTGCAACCAGCAGAGCAGGAGAATGGCAACAAAGAGCTCACTGGTAAGTCACTCCTTATCATttccatcttttattttttattattatgcttacACTTGTTTTTTGTTCTTCATCTTAATTCAATTTGGCGTCTCTAACATGTAATGTATACAGTTTTCAATCTTATAAATAAAGTCTTATAAATATCTGCTTTTAGAAatgtactctttgtattcatgctGGTTTCAATTGGTTTTGAAAAACGCAACATTTTCCTTACACCACAaatgcatttgtacattttattttaatatttaataaattattaggttatttaaatgatataaaactttttttatatatatatctaaaaacatgttaattcagaagttaaaaacaaattcatcataGAAGGGGAATTCAAagtcatttaatgtattttgtaaatgcatCCAGACAAAGAACTGACCCAAATGCAAGTACTAAGTAGAGTTAAAAACTCAAAGAATTTATGCTGAGAAGttatactgatttaaaaaaaaaaggttaactgATAATTTTCCCTAGGCTGCCACATCCATTTTCCTTTTTCTCCCCTTTATTCTAAGCTCATGGTCACATTTTGGTGTGACTGAAGTCAGTTCAtgagaaaagcaaacaaaaatgcaTCTGACCTGCTCAGAGTTTGGCAAGTCTGATTTCCCTATCGGGGAATATCCTGAGGGTGTACCATGCTTCATGTGAAAGGAGTGTcgctttcagttatttttttctagGAAGAGTTCACCGTAACACAACTTTGAACCCTCTAACCCTTCTGTCTCATTCTTTTTCTCCACAGTTGATGACGACCAGTTTGTGATGGATATGTGATGGATGTGAAAATGGACTGACTCGTACTGTTCTACCAGTGCTCATGTTCTGAGGGATGATCACACCAGCTGTGGATTCCTTCATTATTGCCTCCAggctttattttttactttatctaAATGATGAAATGCTCAGGTCAAGTGTTTCTGTTGTGGGGAGGAGTGTTTTGAGTTTGGTGGATGTTATGGTGAAAATGCAGCTTCTGCTGCTGTTTGATTCAGTGCCTTCCTTACTCTTTATTTACAACCATTCTGAAGGTAACTGTAATCTACATTTGCAATCTACATCTGAGGATGGTTCAAATgaagctattttatttttgtaatggaaCTATGACCCTATGAAGGGCATTTAAGTCATATATGCCAGAAATAAACAGTTGGGATGATGATGATTTTTGTACTGTTTGCTATTCATTCTCTGGATGTAATATGACATTTTggaataaaactgaaacaaaactgtatatatttgactTGTctcttattttactttttttttttttttaaatcaaagacttttaaattaaacattccctcctggtggaatggcctgcccaactcaatcaagagtccttagccatcttcaagaattggctaaAATCACATTTCTTCTAACTCTACCGCTGTCTATTcgaattctattcttaaaaaaagacaCTTGcaccttttagacttgcactctatttatTTACTACCTGCCTGTttcctatttttaaaaaaagcttctataaatgcatctgctaaatgacttaatgtaatgtaaaataactgagattgtgtacactgtaaaagcttaatttctaaataaaactaaTGTTATtgctattagttttttttttttaattcaaaattgtTTAATTCATGTTAAGTTTGTTTATTTGCTCTAATTTTGAAATGTACTAGCAAATTTCTgactaacattttttttctacatttatttttatgtagagTTAATGTATTCCGATTATTTCAATTCAATACAAATCCCCatcataatgttttttaaagactgAAAAAGAGAGAACAATGGGATTACAATGAGATTGAATGGAAGTGAATGAGCCAAAGGTTTGGAGAAAGTGACAGAAATGTTGAGCTTATTTTATAAAACCACTTACATTCATTCTGTTTGAAATCGTGCTCTAGTTGAGCTGTGAAgttcaattttttatttcatggttATGGTCATTTTAGGGTTTTAGGTGTCATGCAAAATTGGGTATAACTGTATACAGAAAAGGTTAGCAGGCATATTGTTTATGACTTATAGCTGTTCTGTTGCAACAAATTGGCTCACAAAGATTTAAGTGTTGTTGTCGTAGTTTCACTTGTAATTGTACTTAtgattattcctttaattttaaatatgcttTCCATCTGCATAGGATGAATATTGTAAAAATTACTTCTTTACCATCGTGTTCTCTTCAGATCAGTGTAGCAGCAACAATAGAGTGTGTCCTGTCTGAGGTCACATAGTGGAAAGTACAAAACAGTCATGGAAGAAAGACTTTTATTAAAATTCACTGGAACAAGATCAGTGTACTGGACACCTTCACGTCACTGTAATATCAGGAGTCTGTTTGTTTGAGGTTAGGATAGCATTTTGCATTTAACctagttttggataaaagcagtaTATCCAAACCTTACCAAGATCTTACCAAGAAGTGCCAACTATTCAATTAGCTATAGTTTAGTGTAAGTCATTTTAGTCTTTCCACCCTCAATCCAGAAAGTCAGAAGCATTCTCATGATAAGAGAGAGGGATACTTTACTTATAATGAGAAATAATAAAGTGCTGCCAGGGCACATCCATTCTGTCCCTGAACGATAACTAGTACTGGCCAGGCCTTCTGATAACAGTTTCTTATTCTAACTGTGTGCCATTACAAACGTGACAGAGAATGATACTTAGATGATTGTTTTCTCTAAACggattaatgattaattaaaatatattcagtaatttaaaattctaatttaaaaatgtacCAAGACCGCAGAAATGTGCTGATACCAACAAATCACAAATGTTTATGACCTACACTAACCAGACTCAAATTATCTGGTATTTTGAAAGACTTCTTTTCCCTGACACACAGTCATGAGCGTCTGCTGATTGTTTCTCTAACATGTGTCTTTGTTGGTCACATCATATGatttttggttaaaaatattaataagcaatCAAGCAGTTATGTTGAAATATTTATGTCCGGGAAAAACAACAGAACATTATGacaatatgttatgtttattaatttatatttataatctcTCTTGACATTTTTTTGGTTCACAATCAGATTATTGTTATTGATAATGCAGTTTGGCCGAAACCGTGATATGAACTCACTAGTCATTACTGTAATAATAGCCTCTTTGGTACACAAACACCCTCTTATCACATTCTTCTCATCATCAACCTTCAGACTCAGTCCTGCAGTTGTTTCTTGGTCTAACCGGCATAACGTAATGTTTACACCAGCTGGTGCCAGCTTCATTTTTCTCATACTGAGTTTGATTGTTAATTCGTGACTGTGTTGTTTTTAATGttccttttttatgtttacaaACTGAATGCATCTCTCCAAATgtgactttgtttttttattaatgtaaagccTTGggtattaaaacaaactgtaatgtACTCATGCCTCAGTCATGTAGCCTATTGTTATACATCGGTGTGTCAAAAGAACACTTTAAATTGAATCCCCACCTCAGTTTTACTCAGCATTTAGACTCAGCATAACAACATTACCAATAAACAGACCCAGATGTCCTGCAAGCTGTCCATGTGGAGAGATTATATAgagctatattatattataataattaatatgaatataatgtaaGACCTCCAGCATCCTCACGATCCTACAGAGGACAAGCATTTTGAAGTATGGATGGATTTATAATGTAGGATTATATGCTACACGTGCTACGGGAATGCATGTAGGCCTATTctaaacttaaaaacttaaaacaaagaTAACATACCTGGCATTAAAACTTGGCAtaataactaattattattttaatatttaatattaaatgcatcATAGTTTTATAGTTATACTGACAagctacaattaaaaaaaaaaaacactccaatGGACATTTTGCATACATCTGCACTTTCATGTGCACTGGACACTCTTGCACAACTGCACAATGGTCAGTTTTCATTCATCTGCACTCAACTCCCCCAATGTGCACTAAAGACACTCTTTGCAAATGCACATATTCTAACATAATATCTGCTGTGAGCCACCTCAATTGTGCACAAGCACTTTAATCTTACACTCTAACATTTCTTACATGGCTACAATTTCACATTTCTACTTCATTTAATACTTCTGCCTTGTTATATTTATTGTGCTCGTCATGTTTattgctaattttatttaatgtgctCTTATGTCTGATCCCTGTTGTCAtgaacatgtgtgtgtatgtatgtatgtttgtatatatatatatatatatatatatatatatatatatatatatatatacacatacatttttttttaagtgtctttgCACCTTGGTCCATAAGAAACGACATTTCGTGCTTCTGTATAGCCTACTGTGTATGTGGAAGCATCACAATAAAGTAAAGTTAGGATGTATGGTTTCTTTAtattatgtttgtgttttatattttcatgtgtaTTATTGTAGTTCTAACTGTACTTTGTGTTTATTGAagtctaataataaaataacaaaatgtaaaaaagagtCTATGGCAACGAACGGAAGTTCTATAGTGCCATCTAGTggtaaaatcttttaaaaatgctttGCTAAAATGAAGTGTCAGGAGTTCAGAATgctatattttacaaaaacaaatttaaaattgtAGGCCTATTCATTCGTTTTGTAGACGCGTTCTTACCAATAATTTGTGGTTATATTATGTTTACCAAGTATAGCCTACGTCttagacgtcgttgctgatgtcTTTTGTGTGAACATCCACTGCGAATAGCCTACAACTCGATGCAAACTTAAGAAAGTACGTTAGAAATGACCAGTGAGTTCTACTGAGCGCATGTGACTTACCTCTCTTcgtgtttttaatgtttgttgCGTAAATTATAACCATAACACTAGATTCCAAGGAGGCTGGGATGCGAGCCCACCGACTTAATGTTAGAATTGTTTGGACTTGTGTTAGGACTTGTTTAGATCTTGTTAGGACTTAAATGGTTACGACTATGCTGCCAGTCGTCATACcgttaatgcatttaaatgatcgTATGGCACCACTGGATAAAATGCATTCGTAGAAATTtcgtacttttatttttatttagttctctAACAAACAAAACTATGAAACAAATAACACATCAGTTACTGGTTCAATTCCCCCCAAGTCCTTCTCTTGTTGATCTCAGTCATCCCCTTCTGGTGTGTGACCGCGTTGCGTTCAAGGCGTGGACTCTCCCTGCCTCTCCTGTTCAATAgctgcagcaaaaaaaaacaaaaaaacaaaacatcacaagAAGACAGGCTTTGAGAAGTGTttcaagtggaaaaaaaaaagttaattgattTTATTCTGCAGAGCAAGAGAAAAAATAacgtgataaaaaaaatatatgtatataacttGAAATAACTTGTTGCATATCattaaaaaacactgtaaaaaaaaaaaaaaaaaaaacacatattaggcctatatttcagaggattttttaaacatattactTTCCAAATCAAATTATGGGAAGGTACTGATGAATCTAGAAAATCACAAAccctgaaatatttatttcatttcatatgCAATTAATTtcctgaattacattttttaacacatttttaagtgAGAAATTaccaatatattaaaaacaaaacaaaatactgatCATTACATAATCACCATGAGATCTTCAGCCACTGTTTCAGGATCAGATACTCACTTTCTTTGGTTGGCAAGGGATTTTTTTCTTGGGTCTCTGTCTTCCTGAGCTTGGTTTTGTCAAAGGATGTGATTTCTGTCATGTTGGGCTTGTCAGACATGTTTCTGCACTATAGACCAAACAAAATACAtgtttaatatatgtgaccctgaaccacaaaaccagtcttaagtcgctggggtatatttttagcaataggcaataaaacattgtatgggtcaaaattacagatttttcttttatgccaagaaTTCTTGTGACATAAAgtacagatcatgttccatgaagatattttgtacatttcctaccgtaaatatataaaaacttcatttttaattaataatatgcattgctaaggacttcatttggacaactttaaaggcaaatttcttgcaccctcagattccagatttacaaatagtaatttttttcagctttcagatgatgtataaatctcaattttgaaaatgtgacacttcagactggttttgtggtccagggtcacatgtatgATTTTACTTAtgcaaataaattcatatttgttCCTCAAGCTTAAACagataaaaaatgaacaaacatcTTCAGTGGAGTTTAGTGAGGGCCTCATTTGACCAATGTCTcacccatttttttattttttatttaaattgtgtaaCACTATAATAATTCAATCTATCTATGAAAAATTGCCTAGCTGGTGCTCACATTTAGGAATGTGTTCCTTAAAATAATTTCCAATCTGCCAAGTCAGATGACCGTAGGCCATCCTGCCTTTATGGGAACTGGGAATGTCTCGCCTCTGTCTTTGTTCTGTGCCCTGCTTCTCAGAGTAATTTCTCTGCTTCTCTCTTTAAATCTCTAGACATGTCAGACTATCTCTCTGAAAATAAGTAGAAAGAATACAACGCCACCTCTAAAAGCATCCAGAATATTGGAGTGTAGAAAGTCTTACCGCGATGCAGTGTATGGACACGAGAGCTGAACGAGAAAgtatcagtctgtctgtgtggGTGGATGGAGCAGCAGGTTCTGCtttatctgtgtgtctgtgctgaTGAGGAGGGGGCTACACACCGCCTGTCCCCTGGGTTATTTGATTGGCCACACCCccctttgtctttcttttttcttaccACAACATGAAATATTCATGATCTTGGAATTAAGGGAGGGGCAGATTTGAGTGTACACTTGCTGACCTTGCACGGCAGAGGAGTCTACCGGATTTTATTCAGTTACAGAAATGAGACCCAATTATGTGAAAGATTCAGGAAGCGGAGCAGGATTCAACCTAAAAAACAGAAGATGaaagaaattgtgaaatattatttcagtttgaaataagggtttttattgtaattttatgtaatttagttCTGTGATGATGGCAACGCTGAATTTTGAGCatccatcttcagtgtcacatgatccctcagaattcattctaatatgctgatttggtgctcaggaaacatttcatatcaattattatcaatattgcaaACAGCTCTGctgctaatattttttt is a window of Carassius auratus strain Wakin unplaced genomic scaffold, ASM336829v1 scaf_tig00030051, whole genome shotgun sequence DNA encoding:
- the LOC113079989 gene encoding eukaryotic translation initiation factor 4E-binding protein 3-like; translated protein: MSTSCEASSTCPIPSRCYRSPLLDSYSQTPGGTVFSTTPGGTRIIYDRKFLLECRNSPLAHTPPCCLPDIPGVTRPSLQPAEQENGNKELTVDDDQFVMDM
- the LOC113080004 gene encoding thymosin beta-like, producing MSDKPNMTEITSFDKTKLRKTETQEKNPLPTKETIEQERQGESTP